The nucleotide sequence ATTTTGGGCGCATTTTCTATTAAATGCCCATTTACAGAGCATGAATTGACGGTAGGTTGAATGGTTCAATGGTTTTTATGATTCAGAGCTGTTTCCACTTTTTTCTTACATCTTTCATTGCTGTAGCATGACCCATTTGACATCCTCCTTATGAATTTTAGGAAGGACAGGATCTATTGAACGCATTACATGGCTTCTTGCGGTTGAATTTCCTCTACAGGACCAAACTCCGGCTTTGTTTTACTTGCAATAAAGAATAAAACAAACTGAACAATAGCAAGTCCAATTAATACATTTAGAAGCAAGCTATAAGAATGGCTAATATTGAAGATTGCTCCTGATATTACTGGAGTGGTCGCAGCACCGAGTGAGATAAAGATGGAAACCACACCGTATTTGGCTCCGTATTCTTTTTCTCCGTAAAGAGCGCCTGTAAGATAGGCCGGTGTAACCGTAACAGCCGTTGAACCGATTCCAGAAAAAATTGTGTAAAGAACGGCCGGAGCAACGACATTTGCTTTCATTAAAAATAGAAAACTGACCAAGCTGGATGCCGAAATCAAGAATACTGTAGTAATTAGCCCAAGCTTATCAAATAGCCGCCCTACTAATAGCTTTCCGATAATAACCATAGCTGAACCTAATGATAGAAGCAATGCAGCTGTTTTGGCCGTTGTGCCGATACTAGCCAAATATGGCGCGAGGTTGATCAACATGGCATTCACAACAATGCCGCCAATTAAGATTGCTGCACACAGAGCCCAAAATGACACGGATTTAAATGTTTCTCCCTGAGTAGCACCTGCTAATACTTTATTTTGCACAACATCTGACGATGGTGCTTCACCTAACGGCGCCAAGCCTTTATCAGCAGGATGCAATCTAATAACAAAGACTGCTAATGGAATTAAGATCACAGCAATTAAAATTCCAATCACAAGATAAGCTGTTCTCCAGTCATAAGCTGAAATAAGCCAGTTGACAACAGGGCTCATGATAACACCGCCGAAACCACTTCCCGCAAGAGCAATCCCTAAACATAAACCACGTTTTTCATTAAACCAATTTGTAATCAGAACAGATCCTGGTATCATGGCACCGCCCGACAAGCCAGCACCCATAAGGATAGCAAATAAATAGAAATGAATCAGTTTTGTTGAGAAGGAAAATCCGATAAAGGCAAGAGCTGAAATTGAAATAAATAATGTTAAATAAAGTTTTACGTCCATCTTTTTCATTAGTTTTCCGGCAAATGGTCCTGTAGCCATCGCAGCCAAGGACATAATGGTGAAATACAACATAAATTGAGAAGAACTAAATCCGAGTTCCTTTGTAACAGGCAGGGTAAACAAAGAAACCAAGTTTGCAATTGGAGCATAAATAAATGTCATAATTAAGAAGGCTGCTGCAACAATCCACCATCCGTAAAAAATTCCGCCTTTTTTATTCATATGAAAATATCCATCCTTTTCTATCTTTTTTCACAACCGTATACATTCACATCTAAATTATAGAAGCTAAGTAATAACCGCTTAGTGCTCCCCGTTATAAACCAATCAAGCGACTTTTCGATACTCCTCTCTTTACTGACTCAAGTGAGGATGATTTTAATCATCCGCTTGTAACCGCTTCCCTTGGTTTTATTCTAATATGCAATTTGTGTGCCAATCTTATAAAAATTTGCTGTTCCGCTTATTTTTTTAAAAGTTGCTGCGAAACGTTGTAAATAAGGAATTTTCTCAATATTATTTTATTGTTCAAACGAACTGACTAAAATGGGGAAGCTCCTTCAATCCTGAGTTATATAAAAATAATATAAATAGTAAAA is from Bacillus sp. PK3_68 and encodes:
- a CDS encoding MFS transporter; the encoded protein is MNKKGGIFYGWWIVAAAFLIMTFIYAPIANLVSLFTLPVTKELGFSSSQFMLYFTIMSLAAMATGPFAGKLMKKMDVKLYLTLFISISALAFIGFSFSTKLIHFYLFAILMGAGLSGGAMIPGSVLITNWFNEKRGLCLGIALAGSGFGGVIMSPVVNWLISAYDWRTAYLVIGILIAVILIPLAVFVIRLHPADKGLAPLGEAPSSDVVQNKVLAGATQGETFKSVSFWALCAAILIGGIVVNAMLINLAPYLASIGTTAKTAALLLSLGSAMVIIGKLLVGRLFDKLGLITTVFLISASSLVSFLFLMKANVVAPAVLYTIFSGIGSTAVTVTPAYLTGALYGEKEYGAKYGVVSIFISLGAATTPVISGAIFNISHSYSLLLNVLIGLAIVQFVLFFIASKTKPEFGPVEEIQPQEAM